The Sporichthyaceae bacterium genome has a segment encoding these proteins:
- a CDS encoding ammonium transporter, whose protein sequence is MPVSFDTGDTAWLLASCALVLFMTPGLAFFYGGMVRVKSVLNMIMMSGAAMAIVSVLWVLYGYTLSFTTYNGAIGGRSELGLRTAINQIDLNAPDGGPGALAVSPPGTVDAHGQAITHYVPTTAFVMFQLMFAIITVALISGAIADRAKFSTWCVFVVLWATFVYFPVAHWVFYSNGGKGGWIVDQLHAIDFAGGTAVHINSGAAGLACCLVIGKRKGWRRDPMRPHNVPFVFLGMGMLWFGWFGFNAGSALTAGTGAGVTFTNTQVATASAMIGWLVIERIRDGHFTTVGAASGAVAGLVGITPSCSSVNPMGAIAVGLFTGALCAIAIGLKFRFGFDDSLDVVGVHMIGGLTGTLLIGLFATDHAPAGVNGLFYGGGTEQLRRQAIGAFAVMGYSFFVTLIIAYLLHLILGFRIDEEEELEGIDVTSHAESAYELHAIGAPLARPAGSGGGGGGVPAFAGAPSGSAIPRSNSDGGTRVDL, encoded by the coding sequence ATGCCAGTCAGCTTCGATACGGGCGACACCGCCTGGCTGCTAGCCAGCTGCGCCCTGGTGCTGTTCATGACACCCGGTCTGGCGTTCTTCTACGGCGGCATGGTCCGTGTGAAGAGCGTGCTGAACATGATCATGATGTCGGGGGCCGCGATGGCCATCGTCAGCGTGCTCTGGGTGCTGTACGGCTACACACTTTCGTTCACGACCTACAACGGTGCCATCGGCGGGCGCTCCGAGCTGGGCCTGCGCACCGCGATCAATCAGATCGACCTCAACGCCCCTGACGGCGGACCCGGTGCCCTCGCGGTGAGCCCGCCCGGGACGGTGGACGCGCACGGGCAGGCCATCACGCACTACGTGCCCACCACCGCATTCGTGATGTTCCAGCTGATGTTCGCCATCATCACCGTCGCCCTGATCTCCGGCGCGATCGCGGACCGGGCGAAGTTCAGCACCTGGTGCGTGTTCGTCGTCCTGTGGGCGACCTTCGTGTACTTCCCGGTCGCCCACTGGGTGTTCTACTCCAACGGCGGCAAGGGCGGCTGGATCGTCGACCAACTGCACGCGATCGACTTCGCAGGTGGAACAGCGGTCCATATCAACTCCGGCGCCGCCGGGTTGGCCTGCTGTCTGGTGATCGGTAAACGCAAGGGCTGGCGCAGGGACCCGATGCGGCCGCACAACGTGCCGTTCGTGTTCCTCGGCATGGGCATGCTGTGGTTCGGCTGGTTCGGGTTCAACGCGGGTTCCGCGCTGACCGCGGGCACCGGTGCCGGCGTCACGTTCACCAACACGCAGGTCGCGACGGCCTCGGCGATGATCGGCTGGCTGGTCATCGAGCGCATCCGGGACGGGCACTTCACCACGGTCGGCGCCGCGTCCGGCGCGGTGGCAGGGCTGGTCGGCATCACCCCCTCGTGTTCCTCGGTGAACCCCATGGGCGCCATCGCAGTAGGCCTGTTCACCGGCGCGCTCTGCGCGATCGCGATCGGGCTGAAGTTCAGGTTCGGCTTCGACGACTCGCTCGACGTCGTCGGCGTCCACATGATCGGAGGTCTGACCGGCACCCTGCTGATCGGTCTGTTCGCCACCGACCACGCCCCGGCCGGCGTCAACGGCCTCTTCTACGGCGGCGGAACGGAGCAGTTGAGGCGCCAGGCGATCGGCGCGTTCGCGGTCATGGGCTACTCGTTCTTCGTGACCCTGATCATCGCCTACCTGCTGCACCTGATCCTCGGCTTCCGCATCGACGAGGAGGAGGAGCTCGAGGGCATCGACGTCACGTCCCACGCCGAGAGCGCCTACGAACTGCACGCGATCGGCGCCCCGCTGGCCCGCCCGGCCGGCTCGGGGGGCGGTGGTGGTGGGGTGCCCGCCTTCGCCGGGGCACCATCCGGCTCGGCGATACCCCGGAGCAATTCCGACGGTGGAACGCGGGTGGACCTGTGA